Proteins encoded by one window of Xylella fastidiosa:
- a CDS encoding ABC transporter substrate-binding protein codes for MIRVAVLLLLLTCHFMVWAHPGEIRHFSTKGPVTAQLRIQGANDVERFAVVIADYQRLHPGSEVIYEEQIASQIYHRYLHPASSQPPPDLLISASMDLQIKLANDGHALAYRSSRTRALPTWAQWRYEVFGIGYEPAVIVYNTRRLPSPQVPRTRHQLLALLRAPEAPLRGQIGTYDVERSAVGYLLSTQDAQLGSIAGALWEAMGEERVQLEAGTGALLERVASGELLLAYNVLGSYAQARVDAGVPLGIVQPEDYTLLALRTAVIPRGGVHVSEAQRFLDYLLSERGQRVLSHEVRLMPVLPGSDRIVSMFRPIALGPGLLVYLDTLKRRQFLYTWRSSMLPPR; via the coding sequence GTGAGATACGGCATTTTTCAACCAAAGGCCCGGTGACCGCACAACTGCGCATTCAAGGGGCTAACGATGTGGAGAGGTTTGCCGTGGTCATTGCTGATTATCAGCGCCTGCATCCTGGAAGCGAAGTGATCTATGAGGAGCAGATTGCATCGCAGATCTATCACCGTTATCTGCATCCGGCATCAAGTCAGCCACCACCGGATCTGTTGATCAGCGCGAGTATGGATTTACAGATCAAGCTGGCAAATGACGGCCACGCATTGGCCTATCGTTCGTCGCGAACCAGGGCACTGCCGACCTGGGCGCAGTGGCGTTATGAGGTGTTCGGGATCGGTTATGAACCAGCGGTCATCGTCTACAACACCCGGCGGCTGCCGTCGCCGCAGGTGCCACGCACCCGCCACCAATTGCTTGCGTTGCTGCGCGCCCCTGAGGCGCCATTGCGTGGTCAGATTGGAACCTATGATGTGGAGCGCAGTGCGGTGGGTTATCTATTGAGCACTCAGGATGCGCAGCTCGGCAGCATTGCTGGCGCGTTGTGGGAGGCGATGGGGGAGGAACGAGTGCAGTTGGAAGCAGGGACAGGGGCGTTGTTGGAGCGTGTCGCCAGCGGCGAATTGCTATTGGCCTATAACGTCCTTGGTTCGTATGCGCAGGCGCGCGTGGATGCTGGTGTGCCTCTTGGTATCGTGCAGCCTGAGGATTACACCCTGCTGGCATTGCGTACCGCTGTGATCCCGCGTGGTGGCGTGCATGTGTCTGAGGCGCAGCGTTTCCTTGATTATTTGTTGTCAGAGCGCGGCCAACGGGTCCTGTCGCATGAAGTACGGCTGATGCCGGTGTTACCGGGGAGTGATCGTATTGTGTCCATGTTCCGTCCCATTGCACTTGGACCAGGGCTGCTGGTGTATCTGGATACGTTGAAGCGTCGTCAATTTTTGTATACGTGGCGCAGTAGCATGTTGCCGCCCCGTTGA
- a CDS encoding response regulator → MSEMLILVADDHPLFRNAVIQVLRENFQDAQVLDASSAATLRSALQAYPQTELVLLDLAMPGARGFSALLHVRGEHPDIPVVVISSNDHPRVIRRAQQFGAAGFIPKSSPPETITEVVAAVLDGCTWFPPMLVECSEADTQLAVKLARLTPQQFRVLLCLADGLLNKQIAYELGLAENTVKVHVTAILKKLECYSRTQAAVLVKSLEPEA, encoded by the coding sequence ATGAGTGAGATGCTGATCCTGGTGGCCGATGACCATCCACTATTTCGCAATGCGGTGATTCAAGTGCTGCGCGAAAATTTTCAGGATGCCCAGGTGCTGGATGCTTCCAGTGCCGCGACGCTCAGGTCGGCATTGCAGGCATATCCACAAACGGAATTGGTGTTGTTGGATTTGGCAATGCCAGGCGCGCGAGGTTTTTCGGCGTTATTGCATGTGCGTGGTGAGCACCCGGATATCCCTGTGGTGGTGATTTCTTCTAATGATCACCCACGGGTGATCCGTCGTGCGCAGCAATTCGGTGCTGCTGGTTTTATTCCCAAGTCCTCACCACCGGAGACGATAACGGAAGTGGTTGCTGCAGTGTTGGATGGCTGCACCTGGTTCCCACCGATGTTGGTGGAGTGTTCTGAAGCCGATACCCAGTTAGCCGTTAAATTGGCTCGACTGACTCCACAACAATTCCGTGTGTTGTTGTGCTTGGCTGATGGCCTGTTAAATAAACAAATTGCGTATGAATTGGGTTTGGCGGAAAACACCGTCAAGGTGCATGTAACAGCCATTTTGAAAAAATTGGAGTGCTATAGCCGTACCCAGGCAGCGGTATTGGTGAAGTCGCTTGAGCCTGAAGCCTAG
- a CDS encoding OprO/OprP family phosphate-selective porin, translating to MRPIKFLFTLCLTSTASAAVAGDFNHWPLQYTFGNATEASLTGNFAYDYNNFSGDDRLKDRNFMRRKELGISIKKKDVYDAAVAFDFQSKLWLDVFFRFETKALFDQDYGRIRLGYMKTPVGMEALASSRAGSFMETALPVQSIYEGRRTGVEWVLERPQYLLQTGAYGGKDLQGDNPGTTQAIRAIWTPFKSTGDVLHLGVSYSQENPRGYHNGSNVSFSPRTRVRARPESGLTDVRLIDSGTLVDVDKIQRNGLEQLWIHGPLLVQSEALHIKVTRNNGLPTYNGNGQYIYGSWILTGESRPYTAGTVGNVTPMHDYGAVELLARYSRLNLDNGSILGGRQHDWTVGANWYLTNYFKFQANYVKVNATRLGTRTTPDIVELRAQVHF from the coding sequence ATGCGCCCCATCAAGTTTCTTTTCACTCTATGCCTAACAAGCACCGCTTCCGCTGCCGTCGCTGGCGACTTTAACCACTGGCCATTGCAATATACCTTTGGCAACGCAACAGAGGCTTCGTTAACCGGAAACTTTGCTTACGACTACAACAACTTCTCTGGTGATGATCGTCTTAAAGACAGAAATTTTATGCGCCGCAAAGAATTGGGTATCTCAATTAAAAAGAAGGATGTCTATGACGCCGCTGTTGCCTTTGACTTCCAATCCAAACTGTGGCTTGACGTTTTCTTCCGCTTTGAAACAAAAGCACTCTTTGACCAGGATTACGGTCGTATCCGCCTAGGCTACATGAAAACCCCAGTGGGTATGGAAGCACTCGCCAGCTCACGCGCTGGAAGCTTCATGGAAACTGCACTGCCGGTGCAATCCATCTATGAAGGGCGCCGTACCGGCGTGGAATGGGTGCTGGAACGTCCACAGTACCTGCTGCAAACCGGTGCCTACGGCGGAAAAGATCTACAAGGCGACAACCCGGGCACCACCCAAGCCATCCGTGCAATATGGACTCCGTTCAAGAGCACTGGCGACGTACTGCACTTGGGCGTGTCCTATTCACAGGAAAACCCACGCGGCTACCATAACGGCTCAAACGTATCCTTCAGCCCACGCACCCGGGTACGCGCCCGTCCAGAAAGCGGACTGACCGACGTGCGCCTCATCGACTCGGGCACCCTGGTTGACGTTGACAAAATCCAACGCAACGGCTTGGAACAACTATGGATCCACGGCCCACTCCTGGTACAGAGCGAAGCACTGCATATCAAAGTGACACGTAATAACGGCCTACCCACTTACAACGGCAACGGCCAGTACATCTACGGCAGTTGGATACTGACTGGCGAATCCCGGCCTTACACAGCCGGCACCGTTGGCAATGTCACTCCCATGCACGACTACGGCGCAGTCGAATTACTGGCCCGCTACAGCCGCCTCAACCTGGATAACGGCAGCATCCTCGGCGGGCGTCAACACGACTGGACTGTCGGCGCCAACTGGTACCTCACCAACTACTTCAAATTCCAAGCAAACTACGTCAAAGTCAACGCTACTCGCCTTGGCACACGTACCACACCGGATATTGTCGAGCTACGCGCCCAAGTTCATTTTTGA
- a CDS encoding dicarboxylate/amino acid:cation symporter: MHPSSRANGPAPHKPYNPFYLQLYFWVIIAIILGALLGHCYPAVGQQLKPLGDAFIKLVKMIISPVIFLTIVTGIASVAHVGTVARVFGKAMVYFLFFSTLALLLGLVVAHVVHPGAGMNINPVDLHQGEIANYVEKSHDLTLVGFLMDIIPKTLLSPFVGDNILQVLFVAVLFGIALALAGERGKPVLNLLDALTVPVFKLVQMLMKMAPIGAFGAIAFTIGKYGVDSLVNLGGLVGSFYLTSLLFVLVILGAVSWLCGFSILKLIRYLKAELLLVLGTSSSESALPSLMEKMVQAGCGKSVVGLVVPTGYSFNLDGTNIYMTLAALFIAQATNTELTPAHQLALFLVAMLSSKGAAGVSGAGFITLAATLAVVPEVPIAGMALILGVDRFMSECRSLTNFIGNAVATLVVSRWENALNYEQLKIALDGSEAAYQSLHANDAEPSVSR; this comes from the coding sequence ATGCATCCCAGCTCTCGGGCCAATGGGCCTGCCCCGCATAAACCTTATAATCCTTTTTATTTACAGTTGTATTTCTGGGTGATCATCGCGATTATCCTGGGGGCGCTGTTAGGCCATTGTTATCCTGCTGTGGGTCAGCAACTCAAGCCGTTGGGGGATGCCTTTATCAAGCTGGTGAAGATGATTATCTCGCCAGTGATTTTTCTGACAATCGTGACAGGGATCGCTAGCGTTGCGCATGTGGGGACGGTGGCTCGCGTATTTGGTAAGGCGATGGTGTATTTCCTTTTCTTTTCCACGCTAGCCTTGCTGCTGGGTTTGGTCGTTGCTCATGTGGTGCATCCAGGTGCGGGCATGAACATTAATCCAGTAGATCTCCATCAGGGGGAGATCGCAAATTATGTGGAGAAATCACACGATTTGACGTTGGTTGGCTTTTTGATGGACATCATCCCGAAGACACTGTTGAGTCCGTTTGTTGGGGACAATATTTTGCAGGTGTTGTTTGTGGCAGTGTTGTTCGGTATTGCGTTGGCGCTTGCTGGGGAACGTGGTAAGCCTGTGCTCAATTTACTGGATGCGTTGACCGTACCAGTATTCAAGCTTGTCCAGATGTTGATGAAAATGGCTCCTATCGGTGCATTCGGAGCGATTGCGTTCACGATTGGTAAGTATGGAGTTGATTCATTGGTGAATTTGGGGGGGTTGGTTGGCTCGTTCTATCTCACTTCGCTGTTGTTTGTGTTGGTGATTTTGGGTGCCGTGAGTTGGTTGTGTGGTTTTTCAATATTAAAACTGATTCGCTATTTGAAGGCGGAGCTGTTGCTGGTGTTGGGGACTTCGTCTTCGGAGTCGGCGTTGCCGTCGCTAATGGAAAAGATGGTGCAGGCGGGGTGTGGAAAGTCCGTGGTTGGACTGGTTGTGCCCACTGGTTACTCTTTTAATCTGGATGGCACCAATATTTATATGACGTTAGCGGCGTTGTTTATTGCTCAGGCAACCAACACGGAGCTGACGCCAGCGCATCAGCTTGCTTTGTTTTTGGTGGCGATGTTGAGTTCTAAAGGGGCAGCCGGTGTGTCCGGTGCTGGTTTTATTACTTTGGCAGCAACGTTGGCGGTGGTGCCGGAAGTGCCGATTGCGGGCATGGCACTAATCTTGGGTGTAGATCGCTTTATGAGTGAGTGCCGCTCACTGACCAATTTTATTGGCAATGCAGTGGCTACGCTGGTAGTTTCGCGTTGGGAGAATGCGTTGAACTATGAGCAGCTCAAAATTGCACTGGATGGCAGTGAAGCTGCATACCAGTCACTACATGCCAATGATGCTGAGCCGTCTGTGTCGCGTTGA